In Carassius gibelio isolate Cgi1373 ecotype wild population from Czech Republic chromosome B2, carGib1.2-hapl.c, whole genome shotgun sequence, a single genomic region encodes these proteins:
- the LOC127951392 gene encoding C-C chemokine receptor type 2-like, with product MLGAKYHVIDPDYSDYYNSEDTNFGSPCNDGSFGGVVLAVLYSTVFIVGLLGNAVVLCVLIRHRHRCSLTDMCLLSLAVSDLLFLASLPVWAHSAVQGWVLGSFMCHIITALFMMGLYSSVFFMVLMTLDRYIIIVYKHSICSRKWPAKMALSLFVWMLSLFASLPDIVFAKVKVDTSTKESCGSEFPEGAAWMSFMFLNILSFILPLIIMSFCFCRILSSKSEEKHGIIRLLLAVLAVYFLFWTPYNIVTFLIFLQRKGFMLTCELHINLSLAKQWVEAIALSHCCLNPIIYTCVGQKFRRAVLTVLKEPLSSSFSSPQSPESIF from the exons Atgttaggggctaaatatcacgttattg ATCCAGACTACAGTGACTACTATAACTCTGAAGATACCAATTTTGGATCACCATGCAATGATGGCAGCTTCGGTGGGGTTGTCCTGGCCGTCCTGTACAGCACAGTTTTCATCGTTGGTTTGCTGGGAAACGCTGTGGTCCTGTGTGTGCTGATCAGACACCGTCACAGATGCAGTCTGACAGACATGTGTCTCCTCAGTCTGGCCGTGTCTGACCTGCTCTTTCTCGCCTCGCTCCCTGTTTGGGCTCACAGTGCGGTGCAAGGATGGGTTCTTGGCTCATTCATGTGTCACATCATAACCGCTCTCTTCATGATGGGTCTGTACAGCAGCGTCTTCTTCATGGTCCTCATGACACTGGATCGCTACATCATCATTGTCTACAAACACAGCATCTGTTCCAGAAAATGGCCTGCAAAAATGGCTCTGAGCTTATTTGTATGGATGCTCAGCCTGTTTGCGTCCCTCCCTGATATTGTTTTTGCCAAAGTGAAAGTGGACACGAGCACCAAAGAATCCTGCGGATCAGAATTTCCTGAAGGTGCAGCCTGGATGTCGTTTATGTTCCTGAACATCCTGAGCTTTATTCTGCCTCTGATCATCATGAGCTTCTGCTTTTGCCGGATCCTCAGCAGTAAATCAGAAGAAAAGCACGGGATCATCAGACTCCTCCTGGCTGTGCTGGCCGTTTATTTCCTCTTCTGGACTCCATACAACATCGTCACGTTCCTCATATTCCTGCAGAGGAAGGGCTTCATGCTTACTTGTGAGTTGCATATTAATCTGAGTCTTGCCAAGCAGTGGGTGGAAGCGATCGCATTAAGCCATTGCTGCCTCAATCCCATCATCTACACCTGTGTGGGACAGAAGTTCAGAAGAGCAGTGCTCACAGTCCTGAAGGAGCCACTTTCATCCAGCTTCAGCTCTCCACAGTCACCTGAGAGCATCTTCTGA
- the LOC127950459 gene encoding C-C chemokine receptor type 2-like produces MTDESRTDDYSEYYNLVESDSSYSDGSTRVFAGVVLAVLYSTVFIVGLLGNAVVLCVLIRHRHRCSLTDVCLLSLAVSDLLFLASLPVWAHSAVQGWVLGSFMCHIITALFMMGLYSSVFFMVLMTLDRYVIIVYKHSICSRKWPSKMALSLFVWMLSLFASLPDIVFAKVKVDTSTKESCGSEFPEGAAWMSFTYLNTLSLILPLIIMSFCFCRILSSKSEEKHRIIRLLLAVLAVYFLFWTPYNIITFLRFLQTEGFMLSREWSNDLSLAKQWVEAIALSHCCLNPIIYTCVGQKFRRAVLTVLKEPLSSSFSSPQSPESTSSILFY; encoded by the coding sequence ACTACAGTGAATACTATAACTTGGTAGAATCAGATTCATCTTACAGTGATGGCAGCACAAGGGTCTTCGCTGGGGTTGTCCTGGCCGTCCTGTACAGCACAGTTTTCATCGTTGGTTTGCTGGGAAACGCTGTGGTCCTGTGTGTGCTGATCAGACACCGTCACAGATGCAGTCTGACAGACGTGTGTCTCCTCAGTCTGGCCGTGTCTGACCTGCTCTTTCTCGCCTCGCTCCCTGTTTGGGCTCACAGTGCGGTGCAAGGATGGGTTCTTGGCTCATTCATGTGTCACATCATAACCGCTCTCTTCATGATGGGTCTGTACAGCAGCGTCTTCTTCATGGTCCTCATGACACTGGATCGCTACGTCATCATCGTCTACAAACACAGCATCTGTTCCAGAAAATGGCCGTCAAAAATGGCTCTGAGCTTATTTGTATGGATGCTCAGCCTGTTTGCGTCCCTCCCTGATATTGTTTTTGCCAAAGTGAAAGTGGACACGAGCACCAAAGAATCCTGCGGATCAGAATTTCCTGAAGGTGCAGCCTGGATGTCGTTTACGTACCTGAACACCCTGAGCTTGATTCTGCCTCTGATCATCATGAGCTTCTGCTTTTGCCGGATCCTCAGCAGTAAATCAGAAGAAAAGCACAGGATCATCAGACTCCTCCTGGCTGTGCTGGCCGTTTATTTCCTCTTCTGGACTCCATACAACATCATCACGTTCCTCAGGTTCCTGCAGACGGAGGGCTTCATGCTTTCTCGTGAGTGGTCTAATGATCTGAGTCTTGCCAAGCAGTGGGTGGAAGCGATCGCATTAAGCCACTGCTGCCTCAATCCCATCATCTACACCTGTGTGGGACAGAAGTTCAGAAGAGCAGTGCTCACAGTCCTGAAGGAGCCACTTTCATCCAGCTTCAGCTCTCCACAGTCACCTGAGAGCACATCTTCTATCCTATTTTATTAA